Proteins from one Staphylococcus saprophyticus subsp. saprophyticus ATCC 15305 = NCTC 7292 genomic window:
- a CDS encoding citrate synthase has product MAELQKGLEGVIAAETKVSSIIDSQLTYAGYDIDDLAQNAEFEEVIYLLWHYRLPNEEELKELKEKLFEYMTLNPRVYSHFKEYATGNVHPMTALRTSVSYIAHFDEHAEDEDESRTMERAIRIQAKIASLVTSYARVREGKEAVKPNKDLNYAGNFLYMLRGELPSDIEIEAFNKALVLHADHELNASTFTARCAVSSLSDMYSGIVAAVGSLKGPLHGGANERVMSMLSEVKSIDEVDDYIDNKIKNKEKIMGFGHRVYKDGDPRAKYLKEMSRKITAETGQSQLFDISVKIADKMKAEKGLIANVDFFSATVYHSMNIKHDLFTPIFAVSRTSGWIAHILEQYRDNRIMRPRAQYIGETNRTYEPIEER; this is encoded by the coding sequence ATGGCAGAGTTACAAAAAGGTTTAGAAGGGGTAATTGCAGCTGAAACGAAAGTGAGTTCCATCATCGACAGCCAATTAACTTATGCTGGGTATGATATTGATGACTTAGCACAAAATGCTGAATTTGAAGAAGTTATCTATTTACTTTGGCATTATCGATTACCTAATGAAGAAGAATTGAAAGAACTTAAAGAAAAGCTCTTTGAATATATGACATTAAATCCTAGAGTGTATAGTCATTTTAAAGAATACGCTACAGGTAACGTACATCCAATGACAGCATTAAGAACGTCTGTTTCATATATCGCTCATTTTGATGAACATGCTGAAGACGAAGATGAAAGCAGAACAATGGAAAGAGCTATTCGTATTCAAGCTAAAATAGCTTCGCTTGTTACATCATATGCGCGTGTTAGAGAAGGCAAAGAAGCTGTAAAACCAAATAAAGATTTAAACTATGCAGGTAACTTTTTATATATGTTAAGAGGAGAATTACCTAGTGATATCGAAATTGAAGCTTTTAATAAAGCACTTGTATTACACGCGGATCACGAACTAAACGCATCTACGTTTACAGCAAGATGTGCTGTTTCATCTTTATCTGATATGTATTCAGGTATTGTTGCAGCAGTTGGCTCATTAAAAGGTCCATTACATGGTGGGGCAAATGAACGTGTAATGAGCATGTTATCTGAAGTGAAATCCATTGATGAAGTTGATGATTACATTGATAACAAAATAAAAAATAAAGAAAAAATTATGGGCTTTGGACACCGTGTATATAAAGATGGCGATCCAAGAGCAAAATACTTAAAAGAAATGAGTAGAAAAATCACTGCTGAAACTGGGCAAAGTCAATTGTTTGATATCTCAGTTAAAATCGCAGATAAAATGAAAGCCGAAAAAGGTTTAATTGCAAATGTCGACTTCTTTAGTGCGACTGTTTATCACAGTATGAACATTAAACATGATTTATTTACACCAATTTTTGCAGTAAGCAGAACTTCAGGTTGGATTGCACATATCTTAGAGCAATATAGAGATAATAGAATTATGCGTCCAAGAGCACAATATATTGGTGAAACAAACAGAACATACGAACCGATTGAAGAAAGATAA
- the icd gene encoding NADP-dependent isocitrate dehydrogenase gives MAGEKVAKTNEGLTVPNNPIIPFIIGDGIGPDIWKAASRVIDAAVEQAYNGEKKIEWKEVLAGQKAYDETGEWLPQATLDTIEEYLIAIKGPLTTPIGGGIRSLNVALRQELDLFTCLRPVRWFQGVPSPVKRPEDTDMVIFRENTEDIYAGIEFKEGTPEVKKLIDFLQDEMGAKNIRFPETSGIGVKPVSKEGTERLVRAAIQYAVDNNRKSLTLVHKGNIMKFTEGAFKQWGYDVAHNEFGDKVFTWQQYDEIVEKEGKDKANAAQEQAEKDGKIIVKDSIADIFLQQILTRPSDHDVVATMNLNGDYVSDALAAQVGGIGIAPGANINYETGHAIFEATHGTAPKYADLNKVNPSSEILSAVLMLEHLGWQEAADKITASIEKTIASKVVTYDFARLMDGAKEVSTSDFADELIKNL, from the coding sequence ATGGCAGGCGAAAAAGTAGCAAAAACAAATGAAGGTTTAACAGTACCAAATAATCCAATCATTCCATTTATTATTGGTGATGGTATTGGACCAGATATTTGGAAAGCAGCAAGCAGAGTAATCGATGCTGCAGTAGAGCAAGCTTATAATGGTGAAAAGAAAATTGAATGGAAAGAAGTATTGGCAGGCCAAAAAGCCTATGATGAAACAGGTGAATGGTTACCACAAGCAACGCTTGATACAATTGAAGAATATTTAATTGCTATCAAAGGGCCTTTAACTACACCAATTGGTGGCGGTATTCGTTCACTTAACGTTGCGTTACGACAAGAATTAGATTTATTCACATGCTTACGTCCAGTACGTTGGTTCCAAGGTGTTCCATCACCAGTTAAACGTCCAGAAGATACAGACATGGTTATCTTCCGTGAAAACACTGAAGACATTTATGCTGGTATTGAATTTAAAGAAGGCACACCAGAAGTTAAAAAACTAATCGACTTTTTACAAGATGAAATGGGCGCTAAAAATATTAGATTCCCTGAAACATCAGGTATTGGTGTTAAACCAGTATCAAAAGAAGGTACAGAGCGTTTAGTTCGTGCAGCGATTCAATACGCGGTAGACAATAACCGTAAATCATTAACATTAGTCCACAAAGGTAATATCATGAAATTTACTGAGGGCGCATTTAAACAATGGGGTTATGATGTAGCGCATAACGAATTTGGTGACAAAGTATTTACATGGCAACAATATGATGAAATCGTTGAAAAAGAAGGTAAAGACAAAGCGAATGCGGCTCAAGAACAAGCTGAAAAAGATGGTAAAATTATAGTGAAGGATTCAATTGCTGATATCTTCCTACAACAAATCTTAACACGTCCGTCAGATCACGATGTTGTTGCTACTATGAATTTAAATGGTGACTATGTATCAGATGCATTAGCAGCACAAGTTGGTGGTATCGGTATAGCTCCAGGAGCAAATATAAATTATGAAACTGGACATGCTATTTTTGAAGCAACACATGGTACTGCGCCTAAATATGCTGACTTAAATAAAGTGAATCCATCATCAGAAATTTTAAGTGCCGTATTAATGTTAGAACATTTAGGATGGCAAGAAGCTGCAGATAAAATTACTGCATCTATCGAAAAAACAATCGCGTCTAAAGTAGTTACTTATGACTTTGCTCGTTTAATGGATGGTGCGAAGGAAGTTTCTACATCTGACTTTGCTGATGAATTAATTAAAAATCTATAA